A segment of the bacterium genome:
ATCGCGGGCGCGACGAGTTCTTCTACGTCCTCGAAGGTGAGGTGGTGCTGCGCATCGGCGACGAGAGACACACTGCCGGAGCAGGCACCTTCGCCTTTGTCCCGCGCGAAACGGTCCACGGCTTTCACAACGCGAGCAGTGACAGCGCGACCCTGCTGGTCATGCATCATCCCGCTGGGTTCGAGCGCTACTTCGAAGAAATGCAACAGCTGATTGCTCGGCACGGGGGTAGAGAGGAACGTGCCGC
Coding sequences within it:
- a CDS encoding cupin domain-containing protein — translated: MSTIVMKAVVVAPGEGRFLAVGSTGAGVTVKASEAETGGLCTVWEGRVGPGTVGAGPHYHRGRDEFFYVLEGEVVLRIGDERHTAGAGTFAFVPRETVHGFHNASSDSATLLVMHHPAGFERYFEEMQQLIARHGGREERAALAARFDMVPVPAPTET